Genomic segment of Populus nigra chromosome 6, ddPopNigr1.1, whole genome shotgun sequence:
aTTAACTTATGCATTAGATgtggcttttcttttctttttcttccacaATTCTTATATTTTGTGAAATATAATGTCAGCATCTTCGGTCAAGTCAAAGCAATGTtgtttctaataatattttttttaataaaaaacttaaatgatatatttttttaattacaacgTTTTTCACccgttaattttatttatatattttaaattcagtAAATTGTACCTTGTGTTGATTTAAGAGGGAGGATGAGTGTTTCTACATAACCTCTAGAATGAAACGAAATCTAATAAAGAGAATAGTTTTGTCAAAGCAAagtaaatacaataataaattattattattattagcagaGTTTTACTTGAAACAATAAGGGAAGTACTCACTGGTAAAAGGATTAAGGGATGCTTAATTCCAGGCTCTTCAACTTCAACCTTCAATGGAGGAGGGGCTAATGGTTTAGGATCACTGAACTTTACAACATCAGCTGGCTTATTACCTGtaatcttctctttctcttccaaCTTAATAGCATCAACATCAGCTTTGGGTGATAGGTTAAATATTGGAGGAAACTTGAACTCAAATCTTCGAAACACCAGAAACAAGCTCCTGGGCTCTTTTTCTTGGCCATCTTTCTTGCTCCTAGCCTTGTTGTTCTCAGCCATGGTTGTTAGCACAGAATGATTGGGTGcaatttctttgtttctctGGCTCTGTTTGCGTAGAGAAAACAAGTTCAGGACTTCAATAATCAGAGCGGGAggttttggcttggtttcctGAAGATACCAGGCCCGCGTCTCTGGTGAGTGTTGAACATTCCTATGCTTCTAGTACGATCTTTGCATTTCATTTTCATCTCTCTTGTCGGCTacacttttaattattattttttcatgttttatttatgaGTTTTACTAGTAGGATTAAAATCTTTTCCattagagagagaggaaaaaaaggatggtaaaaaaaattaattcctgagttttaaaaaaattgtgttttctcATGGTAACTGGCTCAGGCATGCGGTGCCACTTGGACCCGcgcttttttatcttttaatttttattttaatttcatcgtgttcttattaaattaataaacagaagggtttttttttattttttattatataataaaataaaaaaataattgaaattagtAGAGTTTATAGATCGAATGGGGtctattcaaattaattatggttaatctaaactgtttttttaacttgtcaaataaaaaaaattacgttgaaataaattaaatataatttaatttaaaatctgaatAAGAGTATTaagtttaatttattgtattatatttaaagtgttagataaatttttactttttggCCAAAAAGGAAAAACGAATTACTTATCCATGAAGCCAACTAATTACCCATAATCCATGGTAACATGTCACATGCTTTATGGAAATACCACGTGCCAGCTTCAAAAAACAACGTTCGTTCCATACCATTTTCGATGAAGCGaaagaaaactataaataaacAGAGCAAACCAGCAAGGGAAAGTACCACAATAATCACGCAATCTCTCTGTTCATTTCACTACCGTCAACCCActgctctctcttcttcttcttcttcttgagaTTCTTCGTATTTTCTCAGAAAATGAATCCGCACTTGAATCTTGAAGAGAACATGAGGTTGGCTTCAGTTCTTGAGCCATCAAAACCTGTAAGTTGTACTCAAGCTTACTTGCTTTTGCCTTGATTTTTGAGCTCTCgctattttctttctaatagcTCAAGAAAGCTCTCTTTGCttgttttgttaatgttatttctTGCTTCTTGGTTTATTTAACCGGTCAAAAATAGTACTTTGATTTCTTGATTGGTTACcaagaaaattcaagaaaaagtaTAGAAGACAAATAGTGTTTGGGGTTTCTTAATCTTCATTGATTTGTTTCATTGCTGAGAAAATGTTAGGAACTGAGACGTGTTTGGATTCGTTGTATTCTTCTTTACTGTGGAGATCAAAAgggaaaagattaaaaaaagtagCGGGGCTTAGCTTTCAGAGAGAATATGAGCTATGATTTCTTATATTCTTCTGATTTTGGATTTTGCAGAGTTTCTTTCCTGCAAGGACAAAGATTGTTGGCACACTTGGTCCACAATCTCGAACTGTGGAGATAATAACTAATTGTCTGAAGGCAGGAATGTCTGGTATTGCCCCCATCTGATCTTTTTTAACATCTTAATATTGAaagctccccccccccccctctattttttttggatccttttttgttttttggctaTAGGAAATTGTCCAAAATTTATATCTGGCTTAGGGGAAATGCAGGTGTCACTTCACACTAAGAGtcaaatattgaaagaagaCAAACATTTTGCCAATCTTTagtctttgattttctttgagaCCAAGCACGCTATAATTATAATATGCCTATTCTTGAGGGTTGATCTAAAATGCTTTTCCGTTTTTTTAGTGGCACAGTTTGATTTTTCATGGGGTGATACTGAATACCATCAAGAGACATTGGATAATCTGAAAGCAGCTGTCAAGAGTACCAAGAAACTCTGCGGGGTAAACTTATCTTTATTAGATTCAGTTTAAGCTATATTAATACCTAATTTAGCTATCTAAAGTTGATGCAAAGGCATGGATGGAAATTCGCATCTTACCGTGGCTGAATGATAACTAGATATGTGTTCCTCATCTTTACTTAATTTTTGTGTGTCTAAAAAAAGGTCAATTTCTGTGTCTTTTATATCCAAAAAAAGTATGCAGAACCATCTAATGCGTCTCCAAAAGTTTGAAGTTTGGATGTGTTGAAGAAGTACATGATGCATGTTGAAATGTATTCAAGTGGTTTTGGCACTTGACACAAATACAGCTCTCTTACTGAAGTGATCTCAACTTTGATAGCTCAATCTTTAATGTCCTTCAAGTCTTTCACCAATGCGCTTGAGataatgagatttttattcTCCTTATGCTGGGTTTTCACTTTATTTAATAGCCAAATCTTATGACTTTCTTTACTgtctaatttttttggttttaatctCAGGTAATGCTTGATACTGTGGGTCCAGAGTTACAGGTGATCAATAAAACTGAGCGCCCGATATCCCTTCTGGAAGATAGCTTTGTTGTCCTAACACCAGATCAGGACAAAGAAGCCACTTCAAGTCTGCTACCCATAAATTTTACTGGGTTGTCATCGGTGAGTAACTGTTTTACATGCTGTATAGACTAATTCCGGTTTCATTTGGCATTTGCATCTATGTTTGGAAATGTTTGTGCAGTTTCTTTAAAACATAGCTATAGGTGCCTTGTGCATGTCTGCGTACGTGTCAAGTATTTTTGTTAACTCAGTTTCCTAAGTCATCCTTtgattcttttgaattttttgtaagtcattttttttttctttttatgacatGGGTTCATGTCATCTGTCAATGCCTTTGTACAATTTCTGTAGCTGGAGTTTGGTATGGTCTTTGCAGGCAGTGAAGAAGGGAGACACAATTTTTATAGGTCAATACCTCTTTACAGGAAGTGAAACTACTTCTGTGTGGCTAGAGGTAAGTAACTTCATTGAGGCATGTCATGTCACCTACTTTTCACGCCAAGCATGCCTTTCACAGATCATAATCATATCACTTATGTAGGATGAGAAAGCAATTACTTTGCTTGCTAGCTGCCAACCCGTTTCAATTAAAACTATTCTTTGAACAAACAAGCCAGCAGACTTGTACTCGAAAGATAATGGCGTGATTCAACTTCCAAAAAAGAACATTTTCTTAATTCAATTTCATGATGATGCAGGTCACTGAAGTAAATGGCGAGGATGTTGTTTGCTTGGTAAAGAATTCTACTACCTTGAGTGGGCCACTATATACTTTGCATGTCTCTCAAATCCATATTGATCTGCCTACTCTCACTGACAAAGATAAGGAGGTGATTCTTTCTGCTTGATGaaataatttgttgttttaattgagTATGATGAgataatttgttgttttaaaagaGTATACTGATactttgtttctaaaaaaataagaaatgatacCTAGATCACTACTCCTCTTACCTTATTATTATCACCAGTGCGGATCTAGGGAAGACAAAGTCGGTTCGCTCAGGTGGTCTTCCCTCCCTAACGTTCAGAGTTGTTCTGGTTTGAGAAAGGAGCACCGGCCGAGCACCCTGAATGAATAAGAAATGGACAGCAGAGGGTGTTTGGTGTTAACCTCTTCTCATTTCTTAACACTGATCAGTGCTGGCTTCCATCATTTATACTGGAATAAAGCCTCATTCTTCTTACCTCATATGTTACCCTAGGGAACTAACGCTTCAGAatcatattattgtttttattaacgaGTAATTTTGGTGCCAACTATATGAAGGATTGGTGACATGCTCCCTTGAAAATTTAGTGCTTACTGCTATTGTGATATCATTAAGTGCTTTGATGAAATTTTCATGATCAATATCAGGTTATAAGCACATGGGGTGTTCGAAACAACATAGACATCCTCTCACTTTCATACACCAGGCATGCTGAAGATGTTCGTCATGTAAGGATTTTCCTGCTGAGAGTTATTGTCTGCTATCTCTTTTCATTGTAAACTAAATTGCTTTGACCTCTTCCCATCATTTTgtccttatcatttttatctcttTGTGTTTATCGAGGTTTGCTGCATCTATATTTTCCTCATTGTCCCCTTTATAGTATAAAATTAAGCTGGTAATGCTTTTATACAGGCACGTGAATTTCTTTCTAAACTGGGCGACCTCTATCAGACTCAAATTTTTGCGAAAATTGAAAATGTAGAGGTGAGCTTTGTAATTTGTCTGCTATCATATGCCATTCCTTATCGTACTGTGCTTAAATTCCATTTTAGGTTCCAACAGCCATAATTCTAATGTATTTCCTGCAGGGATTAACTCATTTTGATGAGATCCTTGAAGAAGCAGACGGTATCATCCTTTCTCGTGGAAATTTGGGGATAGATCTCCCACCAGAGAAGGTAGGTGTGAAATCTGATTGATGAACTTTCAATATGTGCAAGTTATCATAGGCACCTGTCATCAAAATATACTAGTCTGTTAGGATTTCTTGTTAACATCTGATATTGTAACACAACAGTCTGTAAGGATTGCATAATAGCAATTTATAGAAGATAAATGGGAAATGGAGAGTGCTACACTGCAACATGCtgtatcaatctttttttttacgggtttacttttcatattatattttttcaagtgggACATCTAAGTAGCTTTTGGAGGCCATTAAAAGGTACGATTTCCTGTGATGCCAATCCTGCCAATGAGGATAGATATAAAAACCGACTGTAGGCAATTAGCATGTTGTTCCTATCTAGTTTGAGACCATCAGTAAACATGCATTTGCATTTAGGGCTTATTGAGTCCTGAAATGGACTACCACACAGAATCCAACCATACTGTCCTGCTATCTGCATTTTACAGGtgtttatgtttcaaaaaactGCTGTTTTTAAGTGCAATATGGCTGGAAAACCTGCTGTGGTAACTCGTGTCGTGGACAGTATGACAGAGAATTTGAGACCTACTCGTGCAGAAGCAACTGATGTTGCCAACGCAGTATTGGAtggtaattttcaaaattcttgcGTGGATTGTGTTTCTCGGTTGTAAATTTTGTTGCATGTAATTATACCGTTCTGGACAATGAAGTACTAACTTCTTACACCAGAATATAGCAGTCTTGATACCTCATTTTTCTAGCCTTGCTAAGTAAGCTGAAAGTATCATATATTATGCAAACCACAGGCTAACAGaagtattttaatgtgtttttctgTTTCTTCAGGGAGTGATGCAATTCTTCTAGGTGCAGAAACCCTGAGAGGATTGTATCCAGTTGAGACCATCTCTACAGTTGGGAAAATTTGTGCTGAGGTAAGTTCTCTCTTGTTTTCATCGAGTATCCGTCCTTGCCTCCATTTTCTCTTGATATTTCCAAATCTATTCCCCTGATTAATTAAATTCCCATCTGCAGGCAGAGAAGGTTTTCAATTATGATTTGTATTACAAAAGAACTGTCAAATATGCAGGAGATGAAATGAGCCATTTGGAGTCTATTACTTCCACTGCGGTATTTTCATAATGTTTCAATTTAGCTTTTTTGCTTATTTAGTTGAACATTGTTTGCATTCCTTCCTTACAAATTGTTTATTACTTCCACTGTGGTATTCCTTCCTTtacttatttttatcctttcccTTTTATGGTTATCAAGGTCCGTGCAGCTATCAAGGTTAAAGCTTCTGTAATTTTGTGCTTCACTTCTACTGGAAGAGCTGCaaggtttttctttcttcatagTTTTTCCTCTTAAGTTTCTTTTTCTGGCGCTATGTTTATTTGAATACAAATGCAAGTGATTAGGTATCTTGGAAGTCTATTTTGAAAGATTTATTAAATTGGGCAAATGAACTGTTGTTTAGATGACACGCCAATTTCTTCAGAACTTGAGACTTTCTAATCTTCCATGTATTAATACAGGTTGATTGCAAAGTACAAGCCCATAACGCCTGTTATATCTGTTGTTATCCCTCGGGTAAAGACTGATCAACTGCGTTGGTCCTTTACTGGTGCTTTTGAGGTATGTTATTGCTTAGATTGGTTATATCTTCTTCCAGTGCAGGGGATAATTTTCTGTTGAATTTGGTGCTCCATTGTTTCAACACCCCCCTCTAATTGAATTTGAAGCTTATCCTCTAATAATTTTCTGGCAGGCAAGGCAGTCACTCATTGTCAGGGGAGTTTTTCCTATGCTTGCTGATCCTCGACACCAAGTAAGCACGCATTACATTACATGATTGcaagtttatgtttttatcagttcccacttttcttcttcttcttcttcagaatGACAAGATAAGAAAGGTCTTGTGGAATGAATTTTAGTGATCTAATATgctatttctttgaatttttccaATAATTGATATTTGAGATGGAGGTTAAAGGTTAAAGGTCATATCATGACCATAATTTTCAGATATAGATTTTAATTCTCTTGGCATTCCAGCAAAGTGCCTTTGCATGCATTTCAAAGGACGAAGGGCAAATATGGGGTCTAGATGTAGGTAACCACTGACTATTACAGGGAAAATAGGTAGAAGgtatacaaaaatataatcaaCGCATTACAGGTTGTAGCTCTTTCACAGACCTCGGGTCATCTTGTGTCACTAGAGTTTTTACTCACCCTGTTTCACAGGGATTTTCAACTAAGAATGACAGGGGACATATCATcatgaacttattttttaacaaatgggAACGTGGTTGGTTTTGCAGGCTGAATCTACAAATGCAACAAATGAATCAGTTCTGAAGGTTGCTCTAGATCGTGGCAAGGCAGCTGGTTTTATAAAGCCGCATGACCGGGTTGTTGTTTGCCAAAAGCTTGGAGATTCATATGTGGTGAAGATCCTTGAGCTTGAAGATTAAAGCCAATGTGCGTCTCATTTGGCTTGAAATCTTAGTTTTTGGCAGCTCCCATCTATATGCTATAAAATAAGAGAACACAGGCATGTGTAACCGAGTATTTAGTATGTACAAGGTAACTTGTCAAATGGAGGAGCAGGGGAAATTCAAATGGGGCTAAAGATATTTATGGTTTGATGGCATTTCTTGCCCCTCAACTATTAGGGGTTGTGCAACGTTAAAACATGTactattttcatttttgaagtattatgttttgaataaatattatctcTGTTTAATCTGCTCAttatcattgataaaaaaaatcctagttttgataaaaaaaaaatcagtttctAGTACTTTAAGTTGAGATTTTTCATTTGccaataaaaactcaaatccaCATCCACTGTCCAAGTTTTTTGAGATAAAAGAAgcgttttttaattattcttaaacatgaaatattaacaaaatttcaaataataataataataatttggaaTGATACCAAATTTTGTTGAATCTTATCCACATCCACTGTCCAAGGAATTTtcgataaaattaaataatcaccTAGTACACAAAGAGACACCGTATAGCAACTCTCATGCGACATTCTGCAAATGATCATATTCCTAAAAAGTCATGCCAAGTTGTTGAATCTTATCCTTCTATTTCTTTTACTGATCGAATTCCTAAAACGTTATTCCAAGTGCTTGAATCTTATCCTTCTATTTCCTTTACTGATCCATCAGGGCCAGTAATGTCAAAGTGTACTAAGAACACTTCATTGGTTGTAATTGCATAGGCTACACACATTACAGGTTTGCATGGGTTTGTCCTGTTCACAGTCGGGTTACAGTTAACGAATACACTCCACGAAGCTCCCCTCTTGCATCGCATGCAACATCCCTCTAGCTTGCTTCTAACCACCAAAAGGTCAAAGTGCCTCTGAGAAACGTAAATCTGCCGGGCCAGGACCCAATATCCCCTTCTGTTCACTAATCTTTCCAAGTCCaagaggtggaggaggaggaggaggctgctGCTCTGGATGTGCATTCTTTTCATCGTCTCTCCATAGGGTTCCTTGCCACTCAGGTGCTTGCCACTCGCTCTGAACATCAAAAGCAACCCAAGTGAATCACAAGGATAAGACATCGGAGAGCCAAAACACAGCGACAAGGATTAGAATTTTTGTTCATGGGCGGAGATGAGGCTATAATTGAAGGAGTTTACGTGTGGACATCCTTGGTAATAGAACACGCTAAGAATTCCCCTTGATTAGATGacatgaaaaatatcatttatgcTGCATTGCATGAAGATGCGCTCAATGTAGCCTTCGCTAAAATCATAAATACTTGCCTCATCAATAGTGTAACCATCATGCTGTAATAGTGGGGTGGTAAGAGGGGGAGCAACATCTGGATCAGGCTTCTGAAATATAAATGTAGTATATAGGCCTGCAGAATGGAAATGCCAAAAGGGTGAGAATGTGTGAATAAAGTGATAACATAGGAAATTAAGTTGTAATTTCTgagaaaataagttaaatgcCACACCTAAGACATCATATGATCGAGGAAGAAGTCTCCCTCTAGGATCCACCA
This window contains:
- the LOC133696001 gene encoding pyruvate kinase 1, cytosolic-like — translated: MNPHLNLEENMRLASVLEPSKPSFFPARTKIVGTLGPQSRTVEIITNCLKAGMSVAQFDFSWGDTEYHQETLDNLKAAVKSTKKLCGVMLDTVGPELQVINKTERPISLLEDSFVVLTPDQDKEATSSLLPINFTGLSSAVKKGDTIFIGQYLFTGSETTSVWLEVTEVNGEDVVCLVKNSTTLSGPLYTLHVSQIHIDLPTLTDKDKEVISTWGVRNNIDILSLSYTRHAEDVRHAREFLSKLGDLYQTQIFAKIENVEGLTHFDEILEEADGIILSRGNLGIDLPPEKVFMFQKTAVFKCNMAGKPAVVTRVVDSMTENLRPTRAEATDVANAVLDGSDAILLGAETLRGLYPVETISTVGKICAEAEKVFNYDLYYKRTVKYAGDEMSHLESITSTAVRAAIKVKASVILCFTSTGRAARLIAKYKPITPVISVVIPRVKTDQLRWSFTGAFEARQSLIVRGVFPMLADPRHQAESTNATNESVLKVALDRGKAAGFIKPHDRVVVCQKLGDSYVVKILELED